In Deltaproteobacteria bacterium, a genomic segment contains:
- a CDS encoding deoxyhypusine synthase family protein yields the protein MSTVRAFMEKHFLHFNSRETVAAAKAYEAHIAAGGKMLVALAGAMSTAKLGQILSRMIRAGKVHAISCTGANLEEDLFNLLAYEEYEIIQDWRALSAQDEADLYARGFNRVTDTCIPETVMRHVESRLLERWQLACERGERKFEAEFLHDLFRDGKMEQFYQIPAESSWLLAAWEKGIPVYAPGWEDSTTGNMFAAGVLRGAIPHHQCVKSGTEQMQHLIEWYLEHCGVKEGKPSVGFFQVGGGIAGDFAICAVPTIIQDLQRDDVPYWGYFAQISDAVTSFGGYSGAVPNEKITWGKLDVETPKFMIQSDATIVAPLIFAYLLGD from the coding sequence ATGAGCACCGTCCGAGCCTTCATGGAGAAGCACTTCCTCCACTTCAACAGCCGGGAGACGGTCGCCGCCGCGAAGGCGTACGAGGCCCACATCGCCGCGGGCGGCAAGATGCTGGTGGCTCTCGCGGGCGCGATGAGCACCGCCAAGCTCGGGCAGATCCTGAGCCGCATGATCCGCGCGGGCAAGGTGCACGCCATCAGCTGCACCGGCGCCAATCTCGAGGAGGACCTCTTCAACCTCCTGGCCTACGAGGAATACGAGATCATCCAGGACTGGCGCGCGCTTTCCGCGCAGGACGAGGCGGATCTCTACGCGCGCGGCTTCAACCGGGTGACGGACACGTGCATCCCCGAGACCGTCATGCGCCACGTGGAGAGCCGCCTCCTCGAGCGTTGGCAGCTCGCCTGCGAGCGCGGGGAGCGGAAGTTCGAGGCCGAGTTCCTCCACGATCTCTTCCGCGACGGCAAGATGGAGCAGTTCTACCAGATTCCTGCCGAGAGCAGCTGGCTCCTCGCCGCGTGGGAGAAGGGGATTCCGGTCTACGCGCCCGGCTGGGAGGACAGCACGACCGGCAACATGTTCGCGGCCGGCGTCCTGCGCGGGGCGATCCCGCATCACCAGTGCGTGAAGAGCGGCACCGAGCAGATGCAGCACCTGATCGAGTGGTACCTGGAGCACTGCGGGGTGAAGGAGGGGAAGCCGAGCGTCGGCTTCTTCCAGGTCGGCGGCGGCATCGCCGGCGACTTCGCGATCTGCGCCGTCCCGACCATCATCCAGGACCTGCAACGCGACGACGTACCGTACTGGGGCTACTTCGCGCAGATCTCCGACGCCGTGACGAGCTTCGGCGGTTACTCCGGTGCCGTGCCGAACGAGAAGATCACCTGGGGCAAGCTCGACGTCGAGACGCCGAAGTTCATGATCCAGTCGGACGCGACGATCGTGGCGCCGTTGATCTTCGCGTATCTCCTCGGCGACTGA
- a CDS encoding ATP-binding protein: protein MPGVARFRDRTARVVLEEAARTFAAVVLTGPRQSGKTTLVRELFGATHRYCSLDDPALLMRASADPSLVLQQFPPPVILDEIQYAPMLLPVVKREIDRRRAVKGQFVLTGSQVFPLMAGVSESLAGRAAILSLLSLSLRESVGLPDGERSWQDLLGTGAAPPRLTGAVRLSEQLLRGGYPEVALEPAMVPRLWHAAYVQTYLERDVRALRAVGDLGDFQRYLTVVASRTGGLMNLEELGRDLGLDGKTVRAWLAVLEASGQVLVLKPYHANVGKRLVKRPKVYFLDSGTLAFLLGVDRPELLLSGIAAGPMFESAVLGQLHRLLVHRGHLSRLYFWRTSAGHEVDFVLEDGPTLIPIEAKLTTAPTPRDASGIERFQALFGKRAGKGYVVCLCSERHALTRGVEAIPLGAF, encoded by the coding sequence TTGCCGGGCGTGGCGCGGTTTCGTGATCGCACTGCTCGCGTCGTCCTCGAAGAGGCCGCCCGGACGTTTGCGGCTGTCGTTCTGACCGGACCACGTCAGTCGGGGAAGACCACCCTGGTGCGCGAGCTGTTCGGTGCGACCCATCGCTATTGTTCGCTCGACGACCCGGCGCTTCTCATGCGCGCGTCGGCGGATCCCAGCCTCGTTCTGCAGCAGTTCCCGCCCCCCGTCATCCTGGATGAAATTCAGTACGCGCCGATGCTCTTGCCGGTGGTGAAGCGTGAAATCGATCGCAGGCGCGCGGTGAAGGGGCAGTTCGTGCTGACCGGATCGCAGGTTTTTCCGCTCATGGCCGGAGTGAGCGAATCGCTTGCGGGTCGCGCGGCGATCTTGTCGCTGTTGTCGCTCTCGCTGCGGGAGTCCGTTGGTCTGCCCGACGGGGAGCGGTCGTGGCAGGACCTCCTCGGTACGGGCGCGGCGCCGCCGCGTCTCACGGGGGCGGTGCGGCTCAGCGAACAATTGCTGCGAGGCGGGTATCCCGAGGTGGCACTCGAGCCCGCCATGGTGCCGCGGCTCTGGCACGCAGCCTACGTACAAACCTATCTCGAGCGTGATGTCCGGGCGCTCCGAGCCGTCGGAGACCTCGGTGACTTCCAGCGCTACCTGACGGTGGTGGCGTCGCGCACCGGTGGGTTGATGAACCTCGAGGAGCTCGGACGCGATCTCGGACTGGACGGCAAGACCGTCCGCGCGTGGCTGGCGGTACTGGAGGCGAGCGGGCAGGTGCTGGTGCTGAAGCCGTACCACGCCAACGTCGGCAAACGCCTCGTCAAGCGGCCCAAGGTTTACTTCCTCGACAGTGGAACGTTGGCGTTTCTCCTGGGCGTCGATCGGCCGGAGCTGCTGCTCTCAGGGATCGCCGCGGGGCCCATGTTCGAGAGCGCCGTCCTCGGCCAGCTCCACCGTCTCCTCGTTCATCGCGGTCATCTGAGCCGGCTCTATTTCTGGCGCACGAGCGCCGGACATGAGGTCGACTTCGTGCTGGAAGACGGCCCGACGCTCATCCCGATCGAGGCGAAGCTCACGACGGCCCCGACCCCTCGCGATGCGTCCGGCATCGAGCGGTTTCAGGCGCTGTTCGGGAAGCGCGCGGGCAAGGGGTATGTCGTGTGTCTCTGTTCCGAACGCCATGCACTGACGCGTGGGGTGGAGGCGATCCCGCTGGGCGCGTTCTGA
- a CDS encoding type II toxin-antitoxin system VapC family toxin: MTKVILDTNLYVDWFNRGRHEALMIGPGFVRHLSAVVQMELRVGARTRPARRLLDQLARTHAAAERLIAPSPTVFDDAGLVLQGLRMTGREVSRASLVNDVLIALTARQLGATLCTADGDDFRAIRRVREFSLEVVRAL; encoded by the coding sequence TTGACGAAAGTGATTCTGGACACCAATCTCTACGTGGACTGGTTCAATCGCGGGCGGCACGAGGCTTTGATGATCGGCCCGGGATTCGTCCGGCACCTGAGCGCGGTCGTCCAGATGGAGCTCCGGGTAGGAGCGCGAACGCGGCCGGCGCGACGTCTGCTCGATCAGCTCGCCCGAACGCATGCCGCGGCGGAGAGACTGATTGCTCCCTCCCCGACGGTCTTCGACGACGCGGGGCTCGTCCTTCAGGGCTTACGAATGACTGGACGCGAGGTGAGCCGGGCATCCCTCGTAAACGACGTGCTCATCGCCCTCACGGCCCGTCAGCTCGGAGCCACCCTCTGTACGGCGGACGGCGACGACTTCCGAGCCATTCGACGCGTGCGCGAGTTCAGCTTGGAGGTGGTCCGGGCATTGTGA